From the Pelorhabdus rhamnosifermentans genome, the window TTATGGAAAAGGTAAAAAAATTATAATATAGCGATGCAGCGGTTGCTGCATCTTTTTTGCTATTAAGAGCAACAGGGGCGAGCTTTACGTAAAAATTTATACATTTGGCAATACATAAAGTAGTGGCAAAGAGAAAAATGGATTTTTGTATAGATTATGATTGAAGAGCCGGCAAAGCCTTATAAATCAATGGTAAAAGAAAAAATTTAGAGTTGAAATAGTTCGGCACGGTACTTGCTTATATATAAGGTGACAGGAAAAAGAAGGAGCTGGTCAAAACTACTATAAATAAGTTTAAGGTAAAAATTATTAGGAGGATATACATGAATTTTGACTTAATTGAACTGAATTTGGCAGCTGAAACAAATCAAGATGTTATTGTTACATTGGGGAAAAAAATGTTGGCGAACGGTTACGTAAAGGATAGTTACATCAACGCGGTCATAGAGCGCGAAATGAATTTGCCAACGGGATTAAATCTTGGGAGTTTTTCGGTAGCGATTCCACATACGAATGCAGAGCATGTTATTTTGTCGCATATCGCTGTTGCCGTACTCAAAAAACCGGTGATATTTTACTCGATGATTGATCATTCGGATAAATTGCAAGTGGAACTGGTGTTTTTACTGGCAATTAAGGATCCGGATGGGCAGGTTAGTTTGCTGCAAAAATTGATGTCAGTGTTTCAAAATTTGGAACTGTTGCAGCAAATCAAAGCGGCTAAAACGAAAGAAGAAGTCGCAAAGCTATT encodes:
- a CDS encoding PTS sugar transporter subunit IIA gives rise to the protein MNFDLIELNLAAETNQDVIVTLGKKMLANGYVKDSYINAVIEREMNLPTGLNLGSFSVAIPHTNAEHVILSHIAVAVLKKPVIFYSMIDHSDKLQVELVFLLAIKDPDGQVSLLQKLMSVFQNLELLQQIKAAKTKEEVAKLLDVIEL